The proteins below come from a single uncultured Dethiosulfovibrio sp. genomic window:
- a CDS encoding 1-phosphofructokinase family hexose kinase — MIVTVTLNPAVDEGYVVEDFSPGGWFRARSSQKSPGGKGINVSLLLDQLGHESAAMGFLAGFSGDYIRDALRRRRITTNFVHVPGDTRSNVYVLDRLGKVETGISETGPFIPPDALSRFMANYRRMLSRASTVVLGGSIPPGVPQDIYRDLISMAKELGITTFVDAAGPAFMAAIDAGPSFAKVDRRFMSKLAGKSLFSLDNLIEAVTDVHVHGAGWAVSSYHIYGDLFFTPEGIYLATMADRRDVVSMFSAGDALVAGLVVANEEGMEVEEAIRFSMACAMEDAAHLEKGVGSREDVLSYMDKVDLEKIR; from the coding sequence ATGATCGTTACGGTTACACTAAATCCGGCTGTGGACGAAGGCTACGTTGTCGAGGATTTTTCCCCTGGCGGATGGTTCAGGGCCAGGTCTTCCCAGAAATCTCCAGGAGGGAAGGGTATTAACGTCTCTTTGCTACTGGATCAGCTGGGGCACGAATCTGCGGCTATGGGTTTTCTCGCAGGTTTCAGCGGGGATTATATAAGAGATGCCCTGAGACGGAGGAGGATAACGACGAACTTCGTCCACGTTCCTGGGGATACCCGATCCAACGTCTACGTATTGGACAGGCTTGGAAAGGTTGAGACCGGTATCTCAGAGACCGGGCCTTTCATCCCTCCCGATGCCCTTAGCCGCTTTATGGCCAACTACCGTCGTATGCTGTCCAGGGCCTCTACCGTAGTTCTCGGAGGGTCTATCCCTCCAGGTGTCCCTCAGGATATATACAGGGACCTTATCTCCATGGCGAAGGAGTTAGGGATAACCACCTTTGTCGACGCCGCAGGACCTGCTTTTATGGCGGCTATAGATGCCGGTCCCTCTTTCGCTAAGGTCGATCGCCGCTTTATGTCAAAGTTGGCGGGGAAGTCCCTCTTTTCCCTGGATAACCTGATAGAGGCGGTGACCGACGTCCACGTTCACGGCGCAGGATGGGCTGTATCCTCCTACCACATATATGGGGATCTGTTTTTTACACCGGAGGGCATATATCTGGCCACTATGGCCGATCGTAGGGACGTTGTCTCCATGTTCAGTGCGGGGGACGCCCTGGTGGCTGGCCTTGTGGTGGCCAACGAGGAAGGTATGGAAGTGGAGGAAGCTATAAGGTTCAGCATGGCCTGCGCTATGGAGGACGCCGCTCATCTGGAAAAAGGGGTCGGGAGCAGAGAGGACGTTCTGAGCTATATGGACAAGGTAGACTTAGAAAAAATTCGCTAA
- the fliS gene encoding flagellar export chaperone FliS, with amino-acid sequence MEQKNQDAQLAYQITRIRTASREQLLLITYDIAIRFCLTAENSLGKSDLEETHVSLIKAQNAVRELSVSLNPEIGGEVVENLKGLYDFMHRSLVEANVEKKPEKIAMVRSMLEELRDTWKEAGEKLRKEALAESDPEPVAAGGGISFAG; translated from the coding sequence ATGGAACAGAAAAATCAGGACGCACAGCTTGCCTATCAGATTACGAGGATAAGAACCGCTTCAAGGGAGCAGCTTTTGTTAATAACCTACGATATAGCCATAAGGTTTTGTCTCACTGCGGAGAACTCCTTAGGTAAGTCCGACCTGGAGGAGACCCATGTTTCCCTTATCAAGGCCCAAAACGCCGTCAGAGAGCTGTCGGTCTCCCTTAACCCTGAGATAGGCGGCGAGGTGGTCGAGAACCTTAAAGGACTGTACGATTTTATGCACCGAAGCCTGGTAGAGGCCAACGTGGAGAAAAAGCCGGAAAAGATAGCTATGGTTAGATCTATGCTGGAAGAGCTGAGAGACACCTGGAAAGAGGCAGGTGAAAAGCTCCGAAAGGAAGCTCTAGCTGAGTCGGACCCTGAGCCCGTCGCCGCAGGGGGAGGGATAAGCTTTGCGGGATAA
- the flgN gene encoding flagellar export chaperone FlgN yields the protein MRDKVRLKVSELLSSELELYRELEAQVDLEIKAIDADDMDLLLKILQDKQSIISRQEMLMEKWADVSRDLGVSQGREEPVFWRALASMVGDEGYEDLKEKVRLLQNIVSSTLKSEELAQSNMGAKVSELRKRMSRVADGKKAVRGYMGSI from the coding sequence TTGCGGGATAAGGTCAGGTTAAAGGTCTCTGAACTTCTTTCATCGGAGCTGGAGCTTTATCGAGAGCTCGAAGCCCAGGTAGATCTGGAGATCAAGGCTATCGATGCCGACGATATGGATCTGTTGTTGAAGATACTCCAGGATAAGCAATCGATAATATCCCGACAGGAAATGCTCATGGAAAAGTGGGCTGACGTATCCAGAGATCTCGGTGTCTCTCAGGGCAGAGAGGAGCCGGTGTTCTGGAGGGCTCTGGCGTCTATGGTAGGGGATGAGGGGTACGAGGACCTCAAGGAAAAGGTCAGACTTCTTCAGAATATCGTGAGCTCCACCTTGAAGTCGGAGGAACTGGCCCAGAGCAATATGGGAGCCAAGGTCTCGGAACTGCGAAAGAGAATGTCCCGTGTAGCGGACGGTAAAAAGGCGGTCAGAGGCTATATGGGCAGTATCTAG
- a CDS encoding M48 family metallopeptidase, producing the protein MIIMRFKKMAETAIFLLFVLFCSPSWGDELSREIALGNKVASQIESNWSIVSDPVKVARVEMVFNRLLPYVSRSLPYEVKIVDLEMINAFCIPGGRIYVTTGLLDFVRSDGELAAILGHELAHADKNHVMIQAERSKRLSLATLAIIIASQGQAAAAMMAGIAQIAVTNGYSRDLEREADLLGVSMVWKAGYPPAASLTVMEGLAEDQMKRPYTDPGIFMSHPRIQERIEFIRQVIKDNRWPLSRKKALKSLIPSVEEDNGRFYLSLDRNVIWTSSDPESSELFYGISEVLERHLELETSPHDLEVVQVRGSETLVLSGRKVAQEPLPDGLSLMVLRDNIVKALTEAKRKNPVAEYLN; encoded by the coding sequence ATGATTATTATGAGATTCAAAAAAATGGCTGAAACAGCCATTTTTTTGTTATTTGTGCTCTTTTGTTCTCCCTCCTGGGGGGACGAACTATCCAGGGAGATTGCCCTAGGAAATAAGGTGGCCTCTCAGATAGAATCAAACTGGTCCATTGTCTCCGATCCCGTGAAGGTGGCCAGGGTCGAGATGGTATTTAACCGTCTGCTGCCTTACGTCTCCCGGTCTCTCCCTTACGAGGTCAAGATAGTGGATCTGGAGATGATAAACGCTTTCTGTATCCCCGGAGGGAGAATATACGTCACCACCGGCCTTTTGGATTTCGTCAGGAGCGACGGAGAGCTGGCGGCTATTTTAGGCCACGAGCTTGCCCACGCCGATAAAAACCACGTGATGATCCAGGCGGAGAGGTCAAAGAGGCTATCGCTCGCCACTTTAGCCATCATTATAGCCTCCCAGGGGCAGGCGGCAGCGGCGATGATGGCGGGAATAGCTCAGATCGCCGTAACCAACGGATACAGCAGAGATCTGGAGAGAGAGGCGGACCTCCTAGGGGTTAGCATGGTCTGGAAGGCGGGATATCCCCCGGCGGCCTCTTTGACGGTTATGGAAGGTCTCGCGGAGGATCAGATGAAAAGACCTTACACCGATCCAGGGATCTTCATGAGTCATCCCAGAATACAGGAGAGAATAGAATTTATAAGGCAGGTAATCAAGGACAACCGTTGGCCTCTGAGCAGAAAAAAAGCCCTTAAGTCGCTTATACCGTCGGTTGAGGAGGATAACGGAAGGTTTTATCTTAGTCTGGACAGGAATGTAATATGGACCTCCTCCGATCCTGAGTCGTCGGAGCTGTTTTACGGGATTTCCGAGGTGTTAGAGCGACATCTCGAGTTGGAGACTTCCCCCCACGATCTTGAAGTAGTGCAGGTAAGGGGATCGGAAACCCTGGTGCTTTCGGGACGTAAGGTGGCACAGGAACCTCTCCCCGATGGACTATCTCTGATGGTTTTGAGGGATAATATAGTGAAGGCCTTGACGGAGGCGAAGAGAAAAAACCCCGTCGCAGAGTATCTCAATTAA
- the dnaX gene encoding DNA polymerase III subunit gamma/tau, with the protein MYLSLYRRYRPQSFGDVTGQDRAVSVISQAVKKGNVGHAYLFSGPRGCGKTTVARIFAKAVNCENPSGDGEPCNVCKSCVSITEGNCLDVVEIDGASNNRVDEIRDLKSHVGLASFSCPWKVYIVDEVHMLSIGAFNALLKTLEEPPESVLFILATTEPFKVPVTIRSRCQHIPFHSIAMEDMVKRISLVAISEGLECQDEAIWEIARQADGGLRDGLSLLEQAMALSDGELSLASVEKLTGGGSHGELCRWVKGFSPEMGSDSLVGLDDMFLRGASVERVLSGLYRIFRDLWIVSRWGDKGLGALNPSPWEKDFIKETVSRWDEGFFRDMMDLCGSLIPQCRRGLRKDVFSGMMVSAMIPSSPHRKVSKADVPKVDDKNDVYIKPEVLPASAPVADPEWDPSKTPPLFSHFGDIPHIVSALAFCSISRDNSIYKVHVPDGRPYSFEMLSVDRTAYMLQSALADEGWEGALSLVWKDRVRNFPSLSSINSPDLPVSTGDDQNSDGDPYEEDSEEEGPIQEERGILRALKMVRSQVSGEVLYFRKDEEADREDDVEVE; encoded by the coding sequence ATGTATCTTTCCCTTTATCGTAGATATAGACCTCAGTCCTTCGGGGACGTTACGGGACAGGATAGAGCGGTGTCGGTCATAAGTCAGGCCGTTAAAAAGGGAAACGTAGGGCACGCCTATCTTTTTTCCGGTCCCCGAGGATGTGGGAAAACCACCGTCGCCAGGATATTCGCAAAGGCGGTAAACTGCGAGAATCCCTCGGGGGACGGGGAGCCATGCAATGTATGTAAATCCTGTGTGAGCATAACAGAAGGGAACTGTCTCGACGTTGTGGAGATAGACGGTGCCTCCAACAACCGTGTGGACGAGATCAGAGATTTAAAGAGCCACGTAGGGTTAGCCTCCTTCTCCTGTCCCTGGAAGGTATATATAGTGGACGAAGTCCATATGCTGTCTATTGGTGCCTTTAACGCCCTTCTCAAAACCCTGGAGGAGCCTCCAGAATCGGTTCTGTTCATACTCGCCACTACCGAACCCTTTAAGGTCCCTGTTACCATAAGATCTAGGTGTCAACATATCCCTTTTCACTCTATCGCCATGGAGGATATGGTCAAGAGGATAAGTCTTGTCGCTATCTCTGAGGGCCTCGAATGTCAGGATGAAGCGATCTGGGAGATCGCAAGACAGGCCGACGGTGGCCTCCGAGATGGCCTTTCCCTTCTGGAACAGGCTATGGCCCTCTCGGACGGAGAGCTTTCTCTCGCTTCGGTAGAGAAACTTACCGGAGGGGGAAGTCACGGAGAGCTATGTCGCTGGGTGAAAGGCTTTTCTCCAGAGATGGGCTCCGATTCTCTTGTTGGCTTAGACGATATGTTCTTGAGAGGGGCGTCGGTGGAGAGGGTCCTGTCCGGTCTTTATCGCATATTCAGAGATCTCTGGATAGTCTCCCGGTGGGGAGATAAAGGTCTCGGTGCCCTTAATCCCTCTCCTTGGGAGAAGGATTTTATAAAAGAGACCGTTTCCCGATGGGACGAGGGCTTTTTTCGGGATATGATGGACCTGTGTGGATCCCTTATACCTCAGTGCAGACGGGGGCTTAGAAAAGACGTGTTCTCCGGTATGATGGTCTCCGCTATGATCCCGTCCTCCCCCCATCGCAAGGTCTCCAAGGCGGACGTACCGAAGGTCGACGATAAAAACGATGTATATATCAAACCTGAGGTCCTTCCTGCTTCCGCTCCTGTTGCCGATCCTGAATGGGATCCCTCTAAAACTCCACCTTTATTTTCCCACTTTGGGGATATTCCTCACATAGTATCGGCCTTGGCGTTTTGTTCCATAAGCAGGGATAATTCCATATATAAGGTACATGTCCCCGACGGCAGGCCCTACAGTTTCGAGATGTTATCGGTAGATAGAACCGCCTATATGCTACAGTCCGCCTTGGCCGATGAGGGCTGGGAAGGGGCTCTATCCCTGGTATGGAAGGATCGGGTTCGGAACTTTCCCTCTCTGTCCTCCATAAATTCCCCCGATCTTCCCGTCTCGACCGGTGACGATCAAAATAGCGACGGAGATCCCTATGAGGAGGACTCGGAGGAAGAAGGACCTATTCAGGAGGAGAGAGGGATCCTGAGGGCCCTGAAGATGGTCAGATCCCAGGTCTCTGGAGAGGTGCTGTATTTCCGAAAGGACGAGGAAGCCGATAGGGAGGATGATGTAGAAGTTGAGTAA
- the dnaE gene encoding DNA polymerase III subunit alpha, with amino-acid sequence MSNERNFVHLHLHTEYSLLDGAIRCKEVAQRAAKWGMPAVGISDHGVMYGVVEFYQACKDAGVKPIIGCELYVATGGITERSRENTMSHLLLIAETNQGYHNLVKLVSIANTDGFYYKPRVDHALLAKYSEGIIACSACLGGEIPQLILQGDREKALERAVMYRDIFGKDNFFLEIQNNSIPQQAIVNKTLIEMAREEGFPLVATNDAHYMDEEDYDWHEILLCVGTNATMDDPKRLSFETNDFYFRSAKEMWEFFGDDAPDALENTLKIAERCDVTFELGTRDYHLPKFDIPEGETLETALEKAAFAGLEERLKGEPIPEDYVKRLEYEISVINQMGFPGYFLIIADVIQACKDRGIPIGPGRGSAAGSLVAYSMKITELDPIKYGLIFERFLNPERVTMPDIDTDVSDKGREDLLKYVVEKYGVENVSQIITFGRMKTKAAIKDVGRAMGIPYAEVDKVAKLVPDGVKSIEDAISLTPELKGIRDSDHKMRTLLESASKIEGLARHCSQHAAGVVITPMPLTDLVPVRKIGENQVVTQFSMDPVERLGLVKMDFLGLQTLSILEEALENIKANGKEVPDINDLPMNDEATYKMLQNGDTLGVFQLESPGMRRLLKKMLPDCFEDLIAVLALYRPGPLESGMVDQYVECKHGRSTAHYFHPVLEDVLRETYGVILYQEQVMKCASSLAGYTLGGADLLRRAMGKKKVEVMNEQRAIFLEGAASQGVDRSKADEIFDIIQKFAGYGFNKSHSAAYALISYQTAYLKAHFDREFMAAYLTSQIGAKKDVMAAYVREVRKAGMPVLPPDINQSRSAFTAAGPVIRFGLEAVGKVGGNAVEAVVRARKEGGPFSSLWDFLDRVDIHCINKGVMENLIKSGAFDSISPNRKQLMESFPSMMDYSLKKNCDGDQCSLFGEGEVGIPEMVEVDDYDLQEKLEMEKESIGMYISGHPFERHQSQASPYVNCTISDLEHWRSDRVLPCFAGLLVGVSEKYTKRGDPMGILRFEDCDGEIEVVCFPKPREGKPWLDVKPSLLSGKPYIVRGAVQDRGGVNILANDIVPLDGDLEKKHRYVEISLREEAFHGGVFRDFMRVLKGHPGNSSVLLKLEGDHERALVALEDVKVKPGKALQVGLEGLLSDMVSLRC; translated from the coding sequence TTGAGTAACGAGAGAAATTTTGTACACCTTCATCTCCACACCGAGTATAGCCTGCTAGATGGTGCAATCCGGTGTAAGGAGGTCGCCCAGAGGGCGGCAAAATGGGGGATGCCGGCGGTCGGTATATCGGACCACGGGGTTATGTATGGAGTGGTCGAATTCTATCAGGCCTGCAAAGACGCAGGGGTCAAGCCTATAATAGGTTGCGAGCTTTACGTGGCTACCGGAGGGATTACCGAAAGAAGCAGGGAAAACACTATGAGCCACCTCCTGCTTATAGCGGAGACTAATCAAGGGTATCATAATTTAGTGAAACTTGTGTCTATAGCTAATACGGATGGTTTTTATTATAAACCCAGAGTGGATCACGCCCTTTTAGCTAAATACAGCGAGGGTATTATCGCCTGTTCCGCCTGTCTAGGGGGAGAGATACCTCAGCTTATTCTCCAAGGAGACAGGGAGAAAGCCCTTGAAAGGGCGGTTATGTACCGGGATATCTTTGGAAAGGATAATTTTTTTCTCGAGATACAGAATAACTCGATACCTCAACAGGCCATAGTAAACAAGACCCTTATAGAGATGGCGAGGGAAGAGGGATTTCCTCTGGTAGCCACAAACGATGCTCACTACATGGACGAGGAAGACTACGATTGGCACGAGATACTGCTGTGTGTCGGTACGAACGCCACTATGGATGATCCTAAGAGGCTGTCTTTTGAGACCAATGATTTTTACTTCCGTTCCGCCAAAGAGATGTGGGAGTTCTTTGGAGACGACGCCCCCGATGCCCTTGAGAATACCCTGAAAATAGCGGAAAGATGCGATGTGACCTTTGAGCTTGGAACCAGGGACTACCACCTTCCAAAGTTCGACATTCCAGAGGGAGAGACCCTTGAGACTGCCCTGGAGAAGGCCGCTTTCGCTGGGTTGGAGGAGAGGCTTAAAGGAGAGCCTATCCCCGAGGATTACGTTAAGAGGCTTGAGTACGAGATTTCGGTCATAAATCAGATGGGCTTCCCAGGGTACTTTCTCATTATCGCCGACGTCATCCAAGCCTGTAAGGATAGAGGTATCCCTATAGGACCGGGAAGAGGCTCCGCCGCAGGTTCTTTGGTTGCCTACTCTATGAAGATAACCGAGCTCGATCCTATCAAGTACGGTCTTATATTTGAGCGATTTTTGAACCCCGAGAGGGTCACTATGCCCGATATCGACACCGACGTCTCCGATAAAGGTCGAGAGGATCTTCTCAAATACGTGGTGGAGAAATACGGTGTGGAGAACGTCTCTCAGATAATCACCTTTGGAAGGATGAAGACTAAGGCCGCCATAAAAGACGTCGGCAGGGCCATGGGAATACCTTATGCGGAGGTCGATAAGGTCGCCAAACTGGTTCCTGACGGGGTAAAATCCATAGAGGACGCCATCTCCCTCACCCCGGAGCTTAAGGGAATAAGGGACAGCGATCACAAAATGAGAACCCTCCTTGAAAGTGCCTCCAAGATAGAGGGATTGGCTAGACATTGCTCCCAACACGCCGCAGGGGTGGTCATAACCCCTATGCCTCTTACAGACCTTGTTCCGGTGAGAAAGATAGGGGAAAATCAGGTGGTTACCCAGTTCTCCATGGATCCTGTAGAGAGACTTGGTCTGGTAAAGATGGACTTCCTCGGCCTTCAGACTCTGTCCATACTGGAGGAGGCCCTAGAAAACATCAAGGCAAACGGTAAAGAGGTCCCGGATATCAACGATCTCCCTATGAACGACGAGGCTACCTATAAAATGCTCCAAAACGGCGATACTTTAGGGGTTTTCCAGTTGGAATCTCCCGGTATGAGGCGACTTCTGAAGAAGATGCTTCCTGACTGTTTCGAGGACCTTATCGCCGTTCTGGCCCTGTACCGTCCTGGTCCCCTTGAGAGCGGTATGGTCGACCAGTACGTCGAATGCAAACACGGCAGATCAACCGCTCATTACTTTCACCCTGTACTGGAGGATGTCCTTAGGGAGACCTACGGTGTAATCCTTTATCAGGAACAGGTAATGAAGTGTGCCTCCTCCCTGGCGGGATATACCCTTGGAGGAGCCGACCTTCTCCGAAGGGCGATGGGCAAGAAAAAGGTCGAGGTAATGAACGAGCAGAGGGCTATTTTCCTGGAAGGCGCTGCCTCTCAGGGAGTGGATCGTTCTAAGGCCGACGAGATATTTGACATCATACAGAAGTTCGCTGGTTACGGCTTTAACAAATCTCACAGTGCTGCTTACGCTCTTATAAGCTACCAGACCGCCTATCTCAAGGCTCACTTCGATCGAGAGTTTATGGCTGCCTATCTCACCAGCCAGATAGGCGCTAAAAAGGACGTCATGGCGGCCTACGTGAGGGAGGTTCGAAAGGCGGGGATGCCGGTGTTACCGCCGGATATAAATCAATCCCGCTCGGCCTTCACCGCCGCAGGTCCGGTCATAAGATTCGGGCTTGAAGCGGTGGGAAAGGTAGGAGGAAACGCCGTAGAGGCGGTAGTCCGAGCCAGAAAGGAAGGCGGCCCTTTCTCCAGCCTTTGGGATTTTCTTGACAGGGTGGATATTCATTGTATAAACAAAGGTGTAATGGAAAACCTCATAAAGTCAGGTGCCTTTGACTCCATCAGTCCTAACAGAAAACAGCTGATGGAGTCCTTCCCCTCTATGATGGACTACTCTTTGAAGAAAAACTGCGACGGAGATCAATGCTCTCTCTTCGGGGAGGGAGAGGTCGGCATACCGGAGATGGTAGAGGTGGACGACTACGATCTTCAGGAGAAGCTGGAGATGGAGAAAGAATCTATCGGGATGTATATCTCAGGTCACCCTTTTGAACGTCATCAGTCCCAGGCGTCTCCCTACGTCAACTGCACTATTTCCGATCTCGAGCACTGGAGGAGCGATAGGGTTTTGCCCTGTTTCGCTGGCCTTCTGGTGGGAGTTTCGGAGAAGTACACCAAGCGAGGTGACCCTATGGGTATTTTGAGGTTCGAGGACTGTGACGGAGAGATAGAGGTGGTCTGTTTCCCTAAACCTAGAGAGGGAAAGCCCTGGCTTGACGTAAAGCCGTCTCTCCTATCGGGCAAGCCCTATATCGTCAGAGGTGCGGTACAGGACAGAGGCGGGGTCAACATACTGGCCAACGATATAGTCCCTCTTGACGGAGATCTCGAAAAAAAGCACCGATACGTGGAGATCTCCCTCAGAGAAGAGGCCTTTCATGGAGGGGTTTTTCGTGATTTTATGAGGGTGCTCAAGGGGCACCCTGGGAACAGCTCCGTTCTTCTCAAACTTGAAGGAGATCACGAAAGGGCGTTGGTAGCTCTGGAGGATGTCAAGGTAAAACCGGGGAAGGCACTCCAGGTGGGTCTGGAGGGATTGCTCTCTGATATGGTGTCTCTAAGGTGTTGA
- the pyk gene encoding pyruvate kinase has product MNRRKVKIICTLGPASSNRDILGAMMGAGMTVARLNFSHGTHEGHLQTLNMVRELSNVYGGPVPVMLDTKGPEIRTGLVEGGSVEMVQGEIFALRTSDDALGDSSGVWVTYPLLGKEVKLGQDIYIDDGTIHLKIYAIEEDKILCKVVVGGTLGNRKGINVPGANFSFSAMSDKDREDILWGVKNDVDFVAVSFVRDRNDVLAVRKVIEDAGGEIKIIAKIETRQGVENIHEIADIVDGMMIARGDLGVEIATEEVPLVQKRIIDICRSQGKPVIVATQMLDSMIRNPRPTRAEASDVANAVLDGADVLMLSGETAAGKYPVESVETMSRIIAKAEEQLKRWQRPFVVPSVPKSVPDAVSMAAVEIAAKTEAKAILSLTRSGITARMVSKYRPDCPVIATTPSEKTQKELSLSWGVIPIFKGSEGSEDQAIEGAVGEAMKKGLLSEGDMVVITAGMPLDLPGTTNMVRVHTIGRMVVRGLGVIPRIMAGKVFCATTPEEALSMPDGAILVTPSTDRDYLPALRRAGALVTEEGGLTSPSAIFSLELGLPCIVNAVGCTGIMKTGSVVTVDSGKGFVYEGTVNVGG; this is encoded by the coding sequence ATGAATCGCAGGAAGGTAAAGATAATATGTACCCTAGGGCCTGCAAGTTCCAATAGAGATATCTTAGGGGCCATGATGGGTGCCGGTATGACCGTAGCCAGGCTTAATTTCAGCCATGGGACCCACGAGGGACACCTCCAGACTTTGAACATGGTCAGAGAGCTATCGAATGTCTACGGTGGCCCGGTGCCGGTGATGCTGGATACTAAGGGGCCGGAGATACGAACAGGCCTTGTTGAAGGCGGATCGGTCGAGATGGTCCAGGGAGAGATCTTTGCTCTCCGTACGTCCGACGATGCACTAGGAGATAGCTCTGGGGTGTGGGTAACCTACCCTCTTTTAGGTAAAGAGGTAAAGCTAGGACAGGATATATATATCGATGACGGCACGATTCACCTGAAGATATACGCCATAGAGGAGGACAAAATTCTCTGTAAGGTAGTGGTAGGGGGGACTCTAGGCAACAGGAAGGGAATCAACGTGCCTGGGGCTAATTTCTCCTTTTCCGCTATGTCCGATAAGGATCGGGAGGATATCCTGTGGGGTGTCAAGAACGACGTGGATTTTGTGGCGGTGTCTTTCGTAAGGGACAGAAACGACGTTCTCGCCGTGAGAAAGGTCATAGAGGACGCCGGTGGAGAGATCAAGATTATAGCCAAAATTGAGACCCGTCAGGGAGTCGAAAATATACACGAGATAGCCGACATAGTGGATGGCATGATGATAGCGAGAGGGGATCTAGGGGTAGAGATTGCCACTGAAGAGGTCCCTCTGGTTCAAAAGCGTATCATCGATATATGCCGATCCCAGGGAAAGCCTGTCATAGTCGCTACCCAGATGCTCGACTCTATGATACGCAATCCCAGGCCAACCAGGGCGGAGGCCAGCGACGTCGCTAACGCCGTTTTGGACGGCGCCGACGTTCTCATGCTCTCCGGTGAGACCGCAGCGGGCAAGTATCCCGTCGAATCGGTGGAGACCATGAGCCGTATTATAGCTAAAGCGGAGGAACAGCTCAAAAGATGGCAGAGGCCTTTCGTCGTCCCATCGGTCCCCAAAAGCGTTCCCGATGCGGTCAGCATGGCCGCTGTGGAGATCGCCGCTAAAACCGAGGCAAAGGCCATCCTTTCCCTTACCAGAAGCGGGATAACCGCCAGAATGGTCAGTAAATATCGACCTGATTGCCCTGTTATAGCTACCACTCCATCGGAGAAGACCCAAAAGGAACTCTCCCTCAGTTGGGGCGTGATACCTATATTTAAAGGCAGTGAGGGATCGGAGGATCAGGCCATAGAGGGTGCGGTCGGTGAAGCTATGAAAAAAGGTCTCCTGTCCGAGGGCGATATGGTAGTCATAACCGCCGGAATGCCTCTAGACTTGCCTGGAACCACCAACATGGTACGGGTTCATACCATAGGCCGTATGGTTGTCAGAGGGCTAGGTGTTATCCCAAGGATAATGGCAGGAAAGGTTTTTTGTGCTACTACTCCGGAGGAGGCTCTATCTATGCCTGATGGAGCCATACTGGTTACTCCCTCTACCGACAGGGATTACCTTCCTGCCCTCAGAAGGGCGGGAGCGCTAGTAACCGAGGAGGGGGGGCTGACCTCTCCATCCGCTATATTTTCCCTGGAGTTAGGTCTTCCATGTATAGTAAACGCCGTTGGCTGTACTGGAATTATGAAGACCGGCTCGGTGGTCACCGTGGACAGCGGTAAGGGGTTTGTCTATGAGGGAACGGTCAACGTTGGAGGTTAG
- a CDS encoding CoA pyrophosphatase codes for MRERSTLEVSPYVEWSNFFDDKTPYRWGAVLVSLFDMPQGPRIAFILRPESMKIHAGQVAFPGGSVDVGDRTPWDTACREAYEEIGVVEDDLVYMGYLSPEDVLVSRFKIVPVLARGARPMTEKDFSPSPQEVSRLIFCDPTGISSNPLTVEGEYNGTRYDYPVYPLDEGIDIWGATARILRRSLDSGILSFDGLKS; via the coding sequence ATGAGGGAACGGTCAACGTTGGAGGTTAGTCCCTACGTGGAATGGTCCAACTTTTTCGACGATAAAACTCCCTATAGGTGGGGAGCCGTCCTCGTGTCGTTGTTCGATATGCCTCAAGGGCCTAGAATAGCCTTTATTCTTCGCCCTGAATCGATGAAAATTCACGCTGGTCAGGTAGCTTTCCCAGGGGGCTCGGTGGACGTAGGTGACAGAACTCCCTGGGATACCGCCTGCCGAGAGGCCTATGAGGAGATAGGTGTGGTGGAGGACGACTTGGTGTATATGGGATATCTATCCCCAGAAGATGTCCTGGTAAGTCGCTTTAAGATCGTCCCCGTTCTCGCCAGAGGGGCTCGCCCTATGACGGAAAAGGACTTTAGCCCTAGCCCTCAGGAGGTATCCAGGCTTATATTTTGCGATCCTACAGGTATATCCTCCAATCCTTTAACCGTAGAGGGAGAATATAACGGGACGCGCTACGACTATCCTGTATATCCCTTAGATGAGGGGATCGATATATGGGGTGCTACGGCGAGAATACTCAGGAGATCTCTTGATTCAGGGATTCTGTCTTTTGATGGGCTAAAATCTTAG